Genomic DNA from Ictidomys tridecemlineatus isolate mIctTri1 chromosome 6, mIctTri1.hap1, whole genome shotgun sequence:
GAGGGCTAACCCCAGTTGGTGATTCCAaccggaggaggaggagcccagagACAGCTCTTCTATTGTCTCCATGGACCTGCCTTGGATACCTGCTCATGCAGGTGCCTTCCATCTCCAGCCACTCCTCCATTAGGAGGAAAAGACTGCCTGGAGAATGCATGGTGGAGGGAGCCACCTGACTCCTTGCTTCCCACTGCACATCGCTGTCCCCCCTCTTCCAGCACTGAGAGACAAGCCCCAACACACCTGCACCTGTAGAATACACACAGCTCTCTGGGGAGAATGGGGCTGGGAGGGATCACAGATTAGGGCATAGAGGACTTCTCTTACTCTAAGCCAGGGGCATGTGCAGAAACAGATGTGCACACACTTGCACTAGAGGCCAGAGACTGAGGGCATGGGTCTGGGTCTCAACTTTGGGATCCTGTAGTAGTAATCCAGGAGACCCTTGGTGGGAAGAGAGGGGGGACCTGGACACGTGACTACTTACACGGATTTTGCTAGACTGAAAGACAAATTCCCCTGAATTCTTGCCTATTAGGTTTTTGGTACACAGATGAGATTATACAGTACAGGAGCCAAACCTCTGTATGGCTGTGTGAAATTATGTGTACCCGGGACATGTTAACGTACTATGACATGACATATATATTCATTACATGATCACATATAACTTGTGTCTATCTGCTTTTGCTTATGTGACAACACAAATTTGGAAGTATAAGACACCAGGGAGTATGCTGGCCTCTGGTATGCTAACCCAACATCATTTTAAGGTGACAGTGCCTAGGTGGGTCTGTGTGGCTGTGACATCTACATATAGGCTATAGCTTCAGTGTCTCCACACCCTCAATGTTGCCTGGAGCCAGAGGATGACAAGGACCCAGACCTTCCTGAGAGGAGCCCAGGCCTTGCTGAGTGGCTCTCCAGGGTGCTGGGGGCCATGCCCACTGCTTGTCTTCTATTTTCCCCATCCACTGCCCACTTCCCTCCACTGCCCCACCCCATGCcacccttttttcccctctcaggGGGTCATGGATCCTaagccataaaataaattttattccaaaataacaaaataaataatctactgTACACAATCTGAAAAGAAAGACGCTCTAAGTGTTTGGACAGATGCTGCAGTCTGGCCTTGCCTGGGGAGACCCTGAATCCAACCCAGGCCTCCCAGGGGCAGGTGGAGGAAGTCTCCATCCACCTCCCCCAGAGGGCATGAGGGAAGAACTGCTGAGGACTCAGAGGAGAGAGGGATGGACCGGCTAACTGCAGCTCTCgttaaattaaagaaacaaactaGAAGCACAAAAATGAggacagggaggggaggaggaaaggtcCAGTGTTCTCAGGCCCCCCTTTCTGAGAGGAAATGTTGCCATTTTTAGCTGCTGGACCTTCCCAGGGAAGTCCCCCTTTCCCATGTCCAAACTCAGTCCGGACTGCTCACACCACTGGTGGCCACCTAGAGAGAATGGGAGTGTGTTTTGTGAGGGAGAGGAGAGCCCCAGCTGCCCTGGAGGCAGAGTCCTTGCCCCTTGCTTTGGGctctgggcaggggtgaggggGCACCACACACCCTCCATGTGTCCTCTCGCCAGGCCCCCGCTCATTATTGCTTGAAGCCCCATAGTCCTGTGCCCATGGAGCaggtggggaggcaggaggagggcagcgGAAGGATTGGGGTGGTGACTTGGTTCCAAGGATGGAAAGTGAGGGTCTGTTTGAGCCAGAAGTTGGGGTCCTGGGTCCTCCTTCACTGCCGGCTGGCCTCGGCCTCCACTTTCACACTGCTCCTGCGACCCTCCACCAGTGCGGGATGGGGTCCTGGGGCCGGGCATCGGTCCAGCAGTccctcttcaaactctgcaaggAAAAAGCATAGGTTAGAAAACAGTGGAGCAGAAGCTGAGGACAGAGAAGCTAGGGACAGAGGCAAGGGCAGAGAAAGCTGTGAGACATACTTAGTTTATTGAAATGCTATCTAATACCCTCTGCCTGTGCCTGGGGAGGGGAAGGTTCGGTACCCAAGTATGTGCAGCCCCCCTCCCCTTTCTGGCCGTGTGTagctgtctctgtgtgtgtctctgtctctgccGCCTCTGCTCTGCTGGAATTTCTGGTTCTGTCAGGAGCCGCGGGGGCGGTTTGGCTCtgacctctccctctcccccctttcCTGGCTGTGCCACCCCCACTCATCTCTGGCCCCCACCCAGGCCCCACCCACCCTACCATTGCTCCCCCAAGTTTTCTGGTAGCCAAATCAAGGGGATCACAGGAAGCCAGCCTCCCAGTTCTTCCCTCAAGAAGAGCCCCCCTTCTAGTCCCCGCCCCCACTTCCCACCCACGCAGAGTTTAAAAATACCAAGCCAGGGTTGGTGGCTTTGTCTGCTGCGTCACTCTCAGCCCAGCCGCTGCCCAGCCCTCTGCTGGCCCACTCCCTCTTCCCCTGTCCACAAAGCAACCCTCTTTGGGCTCCCCTGCTTCCAGGCTGGGCAACCCATCCCCACAAATCCTAGCCTGCTCCACCCCCTGAATCAGTGGAAGTTCTAGACACGCTACTCTTATTAATGACACTTCTTTCTGCTGCCTTCGTCCTCCATTCTCTACACCCCCGGCCCCTCAGATCTTTACCAGGGTCCAACCCCCCCAATGGGAATAGCAGCACCTTCAACTCCACAAAAGGCCTGATTAGCTGGAACCCCTCCTACtgtcccctcttcctccccccagGTCCCAGGATACCAGGATTGTTGTTTGGAGCCTGGTGACTGGGGTGATTGGGGACAGCACTGCTGCCTGCCTCACCTGCGAGAGGTGGCTTCGCAGGCACACAGGGGCTGAGGCGGCCCACGCGGTCATGGGAGACGAGGCGGGCGAGCCGCAGCCCCTCATCCATCAGTGTCTGCTGCAGGATGTGGCGGCTCCATAGCCCATGGGCTGGCAATGCCAGGGGCAGGTCAGCAGGGGGCGGCGTCAGCCTTGGGCACGACCCCACAGCTGTGGGCATGGGCACTTGTCAGGTAAGGGGCTGCAGCCAATGGAACCCCACCCTCATCCACACAGCCAGACCCATAGGCCCTCTGTCCCCATCCAGCCAGGCGTCCCAACCCTGTTCCAGGCAGTGGCTCCTGGCTCAatcctcccacccacccacacatccCTGTCTTCCCACAATGAAGAGAGAAGTGCTCTAATGCATACTCACCCTGCAAGTGTCCATCTAGACTCTCCCCAGACAGGCTAGCACTGTCCTCTTCCAGATTGGGACGATATGTGGATGCATAGGactcagggcctggaggaggctgCTGGATTTCAGAGTGACTCTGTTCTCCAACCTGTGGATACCCcaaatgggaaaatgaaaacatggcaaagtaggaggctggggcaggctTTCCTACCCCTACAACATCCCATAAAACATTACCTCCTGTTTGAGCTTCTTTAGAGGGGGACCTCCTAATTCTTCAGAGTGGAGCCTATAAAGATGAAAAGATTAAAGGAGATGAAGGGGAGGGCCACATGATGGTCAAGGCATAGAATCTGGTCAGGGACATGCATTACTTGAAAACTCTGAAAAGCTGCTAAGTGAGTAGGAGTCTCCAGCTCAATAGCTGCTGTGGGGGGTTGGGAGGAGCCAAGGCAGATGGGAGGAGGAACCAGACCTCAGACAAGTTAACTTGGCCAAAGGCAAAGCATGCAGGTGGGTGGGAAGCAGGTCTAGAGCTGCCTGAACTGGAAGTCGGGATGTGATCCAACTCCTTGGCAGCATTCCAATCTAGGAAGAACCCAGGGAAGGGGTCTCACCTGGAGCCCTTCAAGGATGACAGGTAGGTGCTCTCCCGGGCCACTTGTCgagacagagagaagagctccacCCTCCGAAGTAAGAGTGTATTGTCCCTCATGCAGAACTGGGCAGCAGCCTCATTGATGGTCAGCTGTGGAGGAGGCACAGACAGAATCCTAACTCCCCCATTGCTTTACCCAGACCACCTCACCCCACTTTACCATCAAAGAGACCTATCCACAGGAGGCTTGCTTTGTTTGGACAATACACAGCAATTTTCTAAGGGAGGAAGACAAGAGAGCAGCACCCACTGCTTCCTAGTAATGCTCAGGGCCTCCTCCACTCCTGTGGGGTCTTAAGTGAATATTACAGAGCAGCTGAGCTCTTGCCTATTATCTCTGCTCTCCTTGCTAAGAATGAAGGCATTGCAGCAGCCAGGGTGGGTGTGGGAAGGAGGGGGTCCAGGACAAGGGTCCTGGTCAAGGGGCAATGAAGCAGAGCTGGAGAACATAGAAATTCTCAAGAGGCAAGCAGACTGAAACCTAGGAGTCAATGACAGTACTGAGAGGACCTGGGTCCTCACCTCATGCAGGCTGAGCTGTTTGCCCTCCCGCCGTTTGGAGTCAAAGCGGCCATAGATGATGCTGTACTTGCGgatctcctcttccttctggcTATCATTATCATCCATCTCAAATATGTGCCCCACACTCCGTGCCAGCTTCTTATTCAGCTTCAGCAGTGATGTGACCTCCCCGGCATCACCCCTTGGGAAGCTCCGGAAGATCCTCTCCACACTCTCCACCACCATCCGTACCATCTCTGGCTCCAGCCGGTCTGGaccacccccagcaccacctgCTGCCATCCCTCCAGCCCCAGTCCCCTCAGGGACTCCTCCCCCTGCAGGTGGGGAGAAGGGGGGTGAACCAGactcctcttctcctcctgctcCAACGTCCGACTCCGGAGTGCTCCGGCCTGGCCAAATCCTggggtccccagccccaggtcccccAGGCAGTGGTGACAGTTTCTCTCCAAGTTCAAGGGGGCTCTTGGGGCTAAAACTACGGGTACTACCCGCCTTTTCCCCTGGGCTGCCATGCCCATTGCTCATGCTCCCTTTCCGGGTACCCGCAGTCTCAGAGATCTTGAAAAGTGGAATGCTAGAGACAGGCACAGCAGGGACTGGTTGGCTGAAGAGCCCTGGATTGGTGGCCCACTCTCTCAGTGCCTTCTGCAGGCGTCGGACATGGAGAGGCTTGGTGGCCATGCCCACAAGTGCCATGATCTCCAGGAACTCCTCCTCACCAGCCTCACACAGCTGCTGCACATCATCCCCTCCTTGCTGGATGAAAGTCTCATAGTAGGAAAGGAGATTGGCCCGCTGCAGGACCCGGTACAGCTGCAGCTCCCCCAGTGTCCGAGGCAGTGCCATGGCTCGGGCACTGGCCCTGAGGAGGGTACAAAAAAGAGGCAGTCAGTGCAAATGCCCCTGCTGGGTACCAACCCACACTAACAATTGACCTCTCTTTCttgcctcctcttcttcccctccctcctttgaATACTCTTTCTGCCCAATGTCCAGAGCTGAACACAGACTATGAGAATGTGGCACTCTTGGAGGCTTAACCATGACAGAGCCATCACAGGCTAACCTTAGCACCAAAAGCCAGTGCTGTCTATATAAGTCAGACTCTTACCCTTCATCTTCGACCTTTTTGGTCTGGGACAAAAAAGACCTAGAGTGCTGAGGCCCATTATCGCACCCCTGAGATGGCTGGACCTTTTTTCTCCCTCAAAACAATCCTCACCTTTTACTCTAAACGGGGAAGTCTTAATACCACTTAACATAACTTGCCAAAGTAAAGAGAATATAGGAGTCTCTCTTACTCACAGTGGGGCCCACTGCTGGCCAGATAGCATCCCTGCCCAGGTGGCTGAGGGAGGGGTGTGGCCCCTTCCCTGGCTTTCCTACTCAGTGAGGCAGGTGGACCCTTCTCCTCTACCCTCAGCTTTCCCACAAATTAGGCATTCCCCCTTGCTTTCTCCCTCCAAGACCTCTCCTCCCTTCCAGCCTGCCCAGTGCCCCTCAGTTGTGACCTCCCCTGGTGTGGCCTTCCCCACTCCCTTCAGCTCAGgcaaggggggaggggaggggcgccTCAATTGTTCTGCTCCGGGGCTGTTCCACCCACACACTCCCACAGTGGTAGCGTCTGTGGGCGAAAACCGCCTGGGGGCTCCCGCCTACTCTCCTCTCCCTTATTTTCCACCTACATTTTTAAGGAGAGTGGGGAGTCGCTGAAGGCCTCTTCAGCGAGAGGCTGCACACCGAAACTCCCCTCCCCACGCTGTGAAGGAACGGTCAAATACAGGAAGGGACGCCTCAGGCATCCCCTGCTTCAAGCCGGCTGATGCGCCTTTAACTCAAAGGCGCTAGCTTCTCCTGGACCCGGGGACCACGCTCTGTGCCAACAACACACAGATACAGCTGTGCGTCCCCCACCCTCCGTACTATCGCCAGCTCAAGCTTCTGGGCTTTCCCCAGGCACTTAGGGGGTCCCGCATTCTTTACTGGGGGTTCTAGTGCTAGGTCATGCCCATAGAGTAAATCTGGAATGGAGAACGAGATAGTACTCTTTTGCATTCAGCTTCATCAGCTCCTTGTCTTCTCCCAAGGTCCCCTAATTCGAAGACTCACCCCCTTTTCCATCagtctccaccccccacccccgtcccACTTCCCCACGTCCTCTCCTCGACCTCCACCCTCCGGACCCCATTCCTGAGTCCAGCTCCACCCATCTCCACTCCCCACCGCCTCCCTTTGCCCACTAACTTGAGTCTAGGCTGCTGAGTCCGGCGGGCGCTGTCCCCTCCGCCCGGCGGCTGCTCGGCTGTGGGGGAGGGCGCTCTGTGCATGGACGGTCGAAGACCACCCGGGCTGCCTTCTCGATGCCCGGCGCTCCGTGCCTGCTGCACGCTTTGCTTTGCCCGGCGCGATGCTGTGTCCACCGCTGTCCAGGCTCAGTCCCTCCCTCCACGTCTTCTCTCTCCGAGCCTCCGCGCCTCTGTCTATGCCTCTGCCCCCCCCTCCCCGGCTGCGCTTGCCGCCTCTCCGCGCCTCCACCCCCGCAGGACGCACGGGGAGCGAGGCCCGGCGCTGCGCTGGCTGCTGGGCTGGCGGGAGGAGGGCGTGGGCAGAGCCGGGGGCTGGGgccaggggttgggggtgggcGCCCGGGCCTTTGGGCTGCCGGAGACGCCGCAGCAAAGACAGAAAGGAGGAGACTGGGGCAAGAGgtgcgggggcgggggcgggtgCTCGGAGTCAGGGTGCCGAGTCAGGGACTGAGGTGACCGAGGCCGGGCTGTGGAGGGCGAGCTTGGGGACCCAGCGGGCGGGGCAAGGTCGCTCCTTGCCGCCCACGCCGGATGCACAGCCGGCCCTCTCTGCGCCCACGTACCCACGTGAGCGCCCCGCCGGCTACATTCCtactccccccccacccctggcccTCCAAGCTGAGAGCGCTGTTTCACAACCACGCACAGGTACACAAAGACACAGAGAAGCGCACGTAGTGCACACTCGTCTAAACAACTACACGAAAGTCCGCTGCCCACACTCCGGCCTCGTGGTGCTTGCTGTTCGTGTGAATGTTAGAGGAGAGTATAGGGAAAAGTTGGTGAAGGCTTTGGGGTGCGCGGCTTTTTCTTGTGCGTGCATCTGACTCCCAGGGAGTGGTACTTAGGGCAAGTGTGAGCGCGGACTTCTGTAGGAATCCCTTAGATATCCCAGCGCCCTTCTCCAGCCCCAAAAGGAGTTCTTAAGATAACTCTCAGAAACGCAggctttctacacccctgtctccagtcAGCGCCGGAGTTTGGGGACTAGGGATGGGCGGGTTATGCTAGAAGTCATCAGATAGGTGCGTGTTGATTAGGTGCAAGGCGTTTTGTTAGTGATCAGGCAGGGATGGGGGGGATGACACCCTATGTGCTGAGGTTGGGGACCTCTTGAGGAGTAGGTGGCAAAGCTGGGATAAGGAGAACACCTCTTCTAGGACTGTCTATTAGAGGACTCGCTGTAGAGAGTGTTGTGAAAGATGAGCAAGAGGTCCGGAGCGTCCGACGTGATTCCCTGTGGAAGAGCTAGAGGGAGGAGCTCCTTCAAGGAGCCTAGCCCCACTTCGCAACCCACCGCCCCTCCCCCCTTGCTTTCTCCTAGCCCCATCTGGTTCCCATTACACTCCCGCCCACGACTAGGAGGGCTGGTGGGGGGGCGGGCAAGTGGGGGTTTTAGGCTGCGGGGAAAGGAGGTGGGGGAAAGCTAGAGGACTAGCCCCTGGCCAGGGTCTCCTTAGATGCAAACGTCAGCCCCGCCCGCCCATTCCGCCCTTCTGAGTGGCTCGGTCAGGCAGGGCGTGGGTGGCGTGGGTCCCGGCTGGTTCTACATTCCAGCCTGGCCAGGGGACCTTTCTTTTTCTGGTGGGGGTAGGGGAGAAAGGGTGCGTTATTGGTTGGGAGGATCTCAGTAGCTCAGACTTTTGTCTTCATCCTCTTAAACACCACATATAATGTGGGTGGTAGGAACCAGTAAGGCCCCTCCAATCCCAAACCCCATCCTGCAAGGAAGAAG
This window encodes:
- the Nab2 gene encoding NGFI-A-binding protein 2 isoform X2, with the protein product MHRAPSPTAEQPPGGGDSARRTQQPRLKASARAMALPRTLGELQLYRVLQRANLLSYYETFIQQGGDDVQQLCEAGEEEFLEIMALVGMATKPLHVRRLQKALREWATNPGLFSQPVPAVPVSSIPLFKISETAGTRKGSMSNGHGSPGEKAGSTRSFSPKSPLELGEKLSPLPGGPGAGDPRIWPGRSTPESDVGAGGEEESGSPPFSPPAGGGVPEGTGAGGMAAGGAGGGPDRLEPEMVRMVVESVERIFRSFPRGDAGEVTSLLKLNKKLARSVGHIFEMDDNDSQKEEEIRKYSIIYGRFDSKRREGKQLSLHELTINEAAAQFCMRDNTLLLRRVELFSLSRQVARESTYLSSLKGSRLHSEELGGPPLKKLKQEVGEQSHSEIQQPPPGPESYASTYRPNLEEDSASLSGESLDGHLQEFEEGLLDRCPAPGPHPALVEGRRSSVKVEAEASRQ
- the Nab2 gene encoding NGFI-A-binding protein 2 isoform X1 codes for the protein MHRAPSPTAEQPPGGGDSARRTQQPRLKASARAMALPRTLGELQLYRVLQRANLLSYYETFIQQGGDDVQQLCEAGEEEFLEIMALVGMATKPLHVRRLQKALREWATNPGLFSQPVPAVPVSSIPLFKISETAGTRKGSMSNGHGSPGEKAGSTRSFSPKSPLELGEKLSPLPGGPGAGDPRIWPGRSTPESDVGAGGEEESGSPPFSPPAGGGVPEGTGAGGMAAGGAGGGPDRLEPEMVRMVVESVERIFRSFPRGDAGEVTSLLKLNKKLARSVGHIFEMDDNDSQKEEEIRKYSIIYGRFDSKRREGKQLSLHELTINEAAAQFCMRDNTLLLRRVELFSLSRQVARESTYLSSLKGSRLHSEELGGPPLKKLKQEVGEQSHSEIQQPPPGPESYASTYRPNLEEDSASLSGESLDGHLQAVGSCPRLTPPPADLPLALPAHGLWSRHILQQTLMDEGLRLARLVSHDRVGRLSPCVPAKPPLAEFEEGLLDRCPAPGPHPALVEGRRSSVKVEAEASRQ